GTGGTGCGGCTGGTCGCCGGCGAAACCGCAAAAGTGGTGGTATTCAGACCTGCACTCACGTTGCTGGACAGCGGTGATGTGAACGTCAAATTCTGCAAATGGGAAGCTCGGCCGTAGGTGGCCGGATTGTCACCACGGTCAAAGGGAAAGGCCACGCAAAAGCCCTGCGCCGTAGCCCCGTTACCCGCCAGCTCATTGGTCAGGATCAGCGGCGAACTGGCAGACGCATCGGCCTTGGTGGTCGCCACCAGCAAGAAATTACCAGTGGCCGAGTTCACACTCATCTGAACAGTCCTGCCCGTGTCCGTAACAGTGACATCACCATAACGGGAACTTCCCACGGTCCGGTCGGCTACCGCAAAAGCAGAGCCGTTGGTGGTGACCCTGACATACTCGTTCGCACCGTCATCCTCGGCGCTGCCCGTCAGCATGGTCAGCGGAACCGCTTGGCCGTTGTAAGTGGCGTAGGCACTGAGGGTATAGCCAACCCTACGTCCGACTGGGTTGTTATACAGGGCGTTCACCTTGCCCGCACCGAAGTAGTCGTCCCAACGGTCTCCGTTCCATGTGCCGGGAGTGTAACCATTCAGTACATTCTCCACGTTGTAGTTGGTGGACGACCCGCCGGTGGCATACTGCGCGTTGCTGGTCGCATCTAACGTATAGGTGACAGTAACACCTTCAGCAGTTAGGAGACTTCTGGTGATTGGCGCTCCATTGACACTCAGCGATACACCGCTGAAATCCAAGCAGCTCGAAGCAGCTCCGCTCCAGATGCCCGGCGGGACAGCCGGACCGCTGGGAACGGTTACCGTGTCTGTATCGGCAGCGGAATTATTGGCCGCATTGGGATCTTGGACGGTGGCGGGCAAGGTCACGCTGGCCGTATTGCTGACGCTGCCGCCCGTGGCCGTCACGTTGGCCGTCAGCGTGAACTCGTAGAACTCGCCAGCCGCCAGGGTTGGCAGCGTCACGCCTGTAGCGCCCTGTAGCTGCGCTACTGTTGGGGCCACCGTACATCTATTGCCTGCAGCTGCGCTGCATACCGTCTCAAAAGCCACCAGACCGGTAACCGCCGGGTCTCGCAGCACTGCGCCAGTCACTGTACTTGGTCCATTGTTGGTAACCCGGACAGTATAGGTCGTGTTGCCAGCAGAGTTCACAGAAGACGCCCCGTTGGTCTTGGTGACCGCCAGATCGGCCAGCAGCTGGATCGAGGTATCGTCACTCGCACATTGCTCTGCCGTGCAAGCAGCGCCCGGCGCAGGCTGAGCGTCTGGATCACCACCGCCGCCTACCGACACATAGTTGGTCAGGGTGGTTCCCGTGGCCAGTGTGCCGGCGACATTCACCCTCACCGCAAAGCTGATGCTCTGCCCACCGGCCAGAGGCGCAGCCGGTGTAAACGTCCAGTCGACGCGCCCCTGCGCACCAGCCGCCGGCTTGCTGCCGAACGTTCCCGCAGTGGACGTCGTCACATCGGCATAGCTCATTCCGGCAGGAAGCAGGTCACTGACCCTGATGGCCCCAGTGGTGGCCGAAGCGCCAGCTCGGTTGGTGACCGTCACCGTGTAGGTTCCAACCTGGCCCGGCGCGAAGGCCTGGTTTCCGTCCGACTTACCAATGGTGAGCTGCGTAGGCGGCAAACTGACGGTAAACGGCACTGAAGACGTGTTGTTGGCAGTGTTCGTGTCCGAACTACCAGTTGTGACATCTGCGCGGTTGGTGCGGGAACCGACAGCAGCTTCAGTAACTGTTGCTGTCACGCGGTACAAAACGTCCTGGGTGCCCAGGCGGGTGGCGATGTCGGACGTGCCGCCCCAGACACTGCCGTCCGGGTCAATACGGCGTACGGGAGGCAAAATCACCACCGTCGTGCCGCCAGTTCCCGCCGCCGTGGTGGTCGTCACCGTCTGGCCCGCCGTGTTCTGTCCGCTGGGCGTCTGCCAAGTCGCGCCGCCGTCGTAGCTGATTTCGGCCCGCGCGAAGGTCACGCCTGCTGGCAGGGTGTCGGTGGTGACCACGTTCAGTGCCTCGTAAGACCCCAGACGGTTGTCCACCGTCAGCAGAAACTGCACTTCCTCGCCAGCACGGTAGGTCGTTTTGGAAGCGTTGGCCAGCCGCTTTTGCACCCGCGTATCTGCGGTTGAGGTGTTGGCCATCAGGGCCAGGGTGTGCAAGATCACTAGCTCACCGCCCTCGGAGTTCACTTCGGCAGTGATGGTCTGGGAACCGGCGGGCAAGCGGGCTGCGCTGGCTTCCATGGTAAAGATGTCCAGGCCGCCCGTGCCGGATGCACCGTGCAGGGTGGCCGTGCTGGTGGTGTCGGTGCTGTTGAACTGCTTGGTACCAGTGCGGTCGTTCTCGTCGAAGGTGCTGACGACCCCACGGAAAAAGTCGTTTTCATTGCGGTAGGTGGTAAATACAGGTGTATTGGCAACGGTTCCAGCGTCCAACTCAAACGAATCGTTGGTCGCGGCTGTGCTGCCCCGAGTCGGTGGGTCGCCGTCCATCGCGTGCAAGCTGACCTTGGATACCCGGTCGAGCGGACTAGCATTAGGGACATAATAGCCGGTGGCGGTAATGCTTTTTTGGGTCACGGCTGAGCCGCCGCCCACAAAATCAATGCCGTCGTACACTGACAGCCGCTTGGTACTCAGGCCCGGGTTTTCGTAGACCAGATACAGCGCCCAGCCGCCGTGTACGACATTGGTTGAACACTGCTCACCGTTGATTTGAATGTCCAGACCGTCCATCCGCACGGTAGAATTGGCGTTGCTGGCCGTAAACAGCGAGGTGACGTCGGCAAAGGCTCCCATGCTAGCCGCACCCTGATTGAAACCGTACCAAGTACGTGAGGCATTAACCGTGCTGGTCGTTGTCCCGACAGTCAAGGAAACCTGAGTATCTGAAGAGTTGTTGGTTGATTGAGATGACGCCCAGTAAAGGTAGGCGGCCCGAATCTGGCTGCCCGCCGGCACCTGTTGCTGCGCCGTGCGGTCGGAGGACAGCACGGTAGCGTTGGCACCGACCACTTCAACCTGTGCCGAATTAGGCGATCCAGTCACAGTTCCAGTGGCGGTTTTGATCCGGCAGTAATTGGCCGCCGATTCCCCAGACGCCCTGTTCCCGTTGTTGGTACGGAAGCTGGCCCCCAGCGTGACGTAATCAATCCGGCCCGTCACACTGATGTCGGGCGTGGTTGACACCGGATCATTGCTGGTCTGCGCCGCGGCCTGGCCCAGCATCAGGCTGCTGGCCAAGGCCAGAGAGGCACCAAGTCGGCCCCCAGCTAAGGGGCGCACCTGCGACTTACTCGTTTTCATTGCTGTCCTCCTGCCATCTCATCCAGGGTCAGGTCCAGGCGTAGGTACGCACCGGGCTTGGTATAGGTGTAGCTGCTGGGCAGGCCCTCAAAGCCTGCGAAGTTATAGCCCGCGCTGATCCAAGTGCCGGGCAGCACACGTAGATTGCCTTCCAGACCGTAGCCGTACAGGGCACTGCTCAGGTCAGCAGGTTGATAGAAGGCCCGGCCCCAGGCCCCGACGCCCAGCGAACCAGTGAAGTAGTAATTGCCTCCCAGGAAAGCCTGCCCACTGAACGTCCGGCTGTCGCCAAGCAACCAGCGGGTGTTGTTGCCGGCACGTACAGACCAATTCGGCTGACGGTACTCGGCGGCCACGCCTGTCGTCAGGGCGGGCTGACCACCTGCCAGGGTGCCGTCTACGTAACGGGCGTAGCCCAGGCTGCTCAGGCGGGCAGCGCGGTAGCCGTAGGCCAGGGTCAGGCGCTGGCCGGTGCCGGACTCGCGGAACTCGGCCAGGGCGTCAGCGCTGAGGGTCAATTCATCACTCAGGCTGCCAGTCACTCCACCGCGCACGGCGGAGCGCCACTCTTCCTGCTGGCTGTTGTAGCCGATGTCTGCACCGATATTGGCGATATAACGTTCGGTCTTGTAGTTCAGGTCGGCTCCGGCAGTGCTGTCCCAGAAGCCACCGGCCACCGAGTACAGCGAAGTGCCCCGCAGGCCCAGGGTGGTCCGGTCATCCAGGCGCAGGCTGGTGCTGGCCCCAAAGCGGGCGCGGTTGCCGTCACCACTTGCTGTGGGCAGCTCGTAGCCCACACTGAAGTTGGTGCCGCCAAAATGAGAGTCCAGGCCCACCAGGGCGCGGTGGCCCTCGCCCCAGACGATGCGGTCCTGCGCCTTGAGGGTGACATGTTCCGAGACACGGTAGCCCGCCGTCAGGGTGGTCACAGTGGGACTGCCTCCCAGCAGACGCTGATCATGCTCGGCCAGCAGATGGACAGGGTTGGCCGTGTAACCCAGGCGGCCAACGGCATTCAGACCAGTGACCTCTCCGAAGGAATACTTCAGGCCGCCGCCCACGGTCCAGGGTTCCAGGCGGTAGTTCACCAGACCACGGACCTCCCCCTGGC
The sequence above is a segment of the Deinococcus radiophilus genome. Coding sequences within it:
- a CDS encoding GEVED domain-containing protein — its product is MKTSKSQVRPLAGGRLGASLALASSLMLGQAAAQTSNDPVSTTPDISVTGRIDYVTLGASFRTNNGNRASGESAANYCRIKTATGTVTGSPNSAQVEVVGANATVLSSDRTAQQQVPAGSQIRAAYLYWASSQSTNNSSDTQVSLTVGTTTSTVNASRTWYGFNQGAASMGAFADVTSLFTASNANSTVRMDGLDIQINGEQCSTNVVHGGWALYLVYENPGLSTKRLSVYDGIDFVGGGSAVTQKSITATGYYVPNASPLDRVSKVSLHAMDGDPPTRGSTAATNDSFELDAGTVANTPVFTTYRNENDFFRGVVSTFDENDRTGTKQFNSTDTTSTATLHGASGTGGLDIFTMEASAARLPAGSQTITAEVNSEGGELVILHTLALMANTSTADTRVQKRLANASKTTYRAGEEVQFLLTVDNRLGSYEALNVVTTDTLPAGVTFARAEISYDGGATWQTPSGQNTAGQTVTTTTAAGTGGTTVVILPPVRRIDPDGSVWGGTSDIATRLGTQDVLYRVTATVTEAAVGSRTNRADVTTGSSDTNTANNTSSVPFTVSLPPTQLTIGKSDGNQAFAPGQVGTYTVTVTNRAGASATTGAIRVSDLLPAGMSYADVTTSTAGTFGSKPAAGAQGRVDWTFTPAAPLAGGQSISFAVRVNVAGTLATGTTLTNYVSVGGGGDPDAQPAPGAACTAEQCASDDTSIQLLADLAVTKTNGASSVNSAGNTTYTVRVTNNGPSTVTGAVLRDPAVTGLVAFETVCSAAAGNRCTVAPTVAQLQGATGVTLPTLAAGEFYEFTLTANVTATGGSVSNTASVTLPATVQDPNAANNSAADTDTVTVPSGPAVPPGIWSGAASSCLDFSGVSLSVNGAPITRSLLTAEGVTVTYTLDATSNAQYATGGSSTNYNVENVLNGYTPGTWNGDRWDDYFGAGKVNALYNNPVGRRVGYTLSAYATYNGQAVPLTMLTGSAEDDGANEYVRVTTNGSAFAVADRTVGSSRYGDVTVTDTGRTVQMSVNSATGNFLLVATTKADASASSPLILTNELAGNGATAQGFCVAFPFDRGDNPATYGRASHLQNLTFTSPLSSNVSAGLNTTTFAVSPATSRTTTYLGGQPNSEVTERGTDASSDSDDALSTTLNLPVGATTYSVNVPYTTNVPATVAGWIDFSGNGLFEPGERTSVNVPAGTGTATLTWNGINVSATGAGTYSRFRVSSNTSEATSPTGGSVAGEVEDHPVSLIRQPALSVAKSVSSDFIRVTPDTANAGTAALPATQLSPSQLQYTITVTNTGTSAASDVRVTDILPSGLTFVSATLARSTAAATYPASAPIANSGTAQDLAFNVGSLTATEPGRSAQIVVTANVNLAANTYQTALRNTAATSATGVSSTSSNEVKTDIVYPKLTKRVRNITQNVPTGPSGEARYGTAVSGYPNDILEYCLDYRNYSSVPIEGWTLTDSVPANTTFVTGSQTPAAAQFVPEPAGDFQRGEVQFGPVNLAAGATGSGSVCFRVEVD